In Acidimicrobiales bacterium, the genomic stretch CTCGTGTCGCCGTCTTCGCCGACCGAGGCGTCGAGGCTCATGGGGTCCGTGTCGTAGCGGAACAGCTCCGCCACGGCCGATTCGGTCGTCTCGAGCGCTTCCGCCAGTTCGACGAGCGTGGGCGGGCGACCCAGGCGGATCTCCAACTCCGACTGGAGCCGGCGTGCCCGGCGGATCTCGTCGCCGACGTGGGCCGGGATCCGCACGGTGTGCGCGGTGTTCTCGACCGCCCGGCCGATGGCCTGGCGGATCCACCACGTGGCGTAGGTGGAGAACTTGAAGCCCTTGCGCCAGTCGAACTTCTCGACGGCGTGGATGAGGCCGAGGTTCCCTTCCTGGATGAGGTCGCTCAGGGGAAGCCCGGACCACTGGTACTTGCGGGCGACCGAGACCACCAGGCGGAGGTTGGAGTTGATGAACTCGCGAGTTGCGTCGTCTGCCGCCGTCACCTTGGCCCGCAGCTCGCGCCGCTGCTTGGCCGTGAACTTGACACCGGAGTCGAGCTCGGCCTGAGCGCTCTGGCCATCCTGGATGATCTGGCCGAGACGCATCTCGTCGGCCTTGGTGAGAAGCGGGAAGCTTCCCGCCTCGTCAAGATAGAGGCCTAGGAGATCGGGGGAATGGGACAGCGTCTGATTCATTGCATGGTGAAATAACCCCGCCGGGCCCGGCATTATGCCGAGGCTTCGGGTATTGCGAGTGTGACAAGGGGCACAGCCCCTAGCCGGTGAAGGTCCGAAACAACGATGGGAGACCCATGAACGACAGCGAGATCGTGGAACAGATCGACCGTCTCGTCGCCCAAGAGCACGAGCTCGAGAGAGCTCACGCCGCGGCGGAGCTTTCCGACGAGGACCGAGCCCGCCTCGAGCAGCTCGAGGTGCAGCTGGACCAGTGCTGGGACCTCCTCCGACAGCGCAGGGCCCGCCGGAACGCCGGAAAGGATCCCGCCGAGGCGCAA encodes the following:
- a CDS encoding sigma-70 family RNA polymerase sigma factor — its product is MNQTLSHSPDLLGLYLDEAGSFPLLTKADEMRLGQIIQDGQSAQAELDSGVKFTAKQRRELRAKVTAADDATREFINSNLRLVVSVARKYQWSGLPLSDLIQEGNLGLIHAVEKFDWRKGFKFSTYATWWIRQAIGRAVENTAHTVRIPAHVGDEIRRARRLQSELEIRLGRPPTLVELAEALETTESAVAELFRYDTDPMSLDASVGEDGDTSLGDLVVNRTAESPFEAVAASMLPAEVNSFLTRLSDEERQVIRLRYGLDRGEPRTQGEVGQAMQLTAERVRRIERDAIGKLRRHLVGGDAHDLLAS
- a CDS encoding DUF2630 family protein, which produces MNDSEIVEQIDRLVAQEHELERAHAAAELSDEDRARLEQLEVQLDQCWDLLRQRRARRNAGKDPAEAQLRDAEVVEHYQQ